The DNA sequence TTGTGCGTGCGGGCCCGCACGATGTACGCCGCGCGGTTCTGCGCGCGGGTCCGCCTGCGTAGCGGCATCATCAGTCCCCGCCCCGGGCTCGGGGGCGGTGCGGTCGGCGCTGGCGGGGGCGGTGCCGCGTCGCTACGGCCGGTGGTGATCCAGGACGGAAACAGCAACGCCGAAAACGGTTTTGTGGTGTAGATGTGCCCGGTGGGGGTGGTGATCGTCAACGTGCCGTCGGGACGTTGCTGTTCGCGCCAGCCGTCCCAGAAGGTCTTGAGCAGATGGTGCAGACGGCATTTGCCGTTGAGGTTGTCCGGGTGGGTCGGCCCAGCGGGCCAGGGGTCGCTGTGGTCGAGGTCGATGTCCATCGCGGGCCGGTCGCAACCTGGGACACGGCAGGTCAGGTCGCGGCAGCGGACGAACTCGTCCTGAGCTGTGGTCGGCCGATAGCCCGGGTTGACAGGGAGATCGCGGGGGTCGGCCACCGTACGAACTCTGGCGCCGCGCGCGATGACCTCGGTCAGCAGAGCCACGGGCAGCACGGCCCCGCGCAGCCCGAGGATCACCGCCGGACGCGGAGCGCTGGCCGTCACGGCCCGCCCAGTAGTTGGCGCCCGCTCCGGTCGCGGGTCGGGGTCCGGTTCGGCTGGGAGTGGTGGAGTGGGTCGCAGTTCGGTGGAGACCGGCGACGTGGCTGTACTCAAGTGCTCGGCCCCAGGCTCGGGGACAGCTTCGGCGTCAGATCCGGCGCCGTGCTCGGCCGGAGATTCAGGGGCAGCGTCGAGGGACGCCTGGTCGGCGACGACGTGAACGACGACGCTGTTGGCGCGCGCGTCGGGAACAGTGGCGGCCAGGCATTCGGGCCTGCCGCACTGGCAACTCAAGTGAAATGCCCCTGCGAACACGGCGCCGAACGCGTCGGCGCGTTTTTGGGCCAGGGTTCTCGGGTCGTCGGGGCACACACTGTTGACCATGGCCTTGAGCCGTCGGGCGGCGATGGCCGCATCAATGGAGTTGACGCGGCCGAACACGCTGGTGGTGCCGGTTGCGTCGTCACGGCGCCCGACGCGGAAGTCCCGGTCGCGGTGCTGATCGCGTGCACGGCGGACCGCATCGGGATCCAGGGTGTGCAGCCACACCGTGATCGCGGCATCGAGTTTGTCACCGGACAGCACGCCCCACGAGGCAGCGGCCTCAGCGAACTGTTCGTCCAGCCCGGCCCACACCTGATCGTCGACGACCAGCCCGCACAGCCAGACGATGCGGGCCACCACCCGCTCGCTCACCTGGCCGGAAAGGAACCGGCTGTTGACGCGGGGCAGCTTGTCGCGCAGCAGAACCCCGGTGTCCATCAGGGTGAGCGCCCGGCCGTGGGAGACGCCCAAGGCGCACGCCACCTGCGCAGCTGCGTCATCGACCGGGTCGCAGGCCCACCGCCGGCGTCGCGGGTCCGCGGTACCGGTGCGGCCCTGCCATTCGGCCAGGGCGGCGAACTTGCGGGCTTCGGCGGCTGCCGCGGCACTCGACCAGCCGGCGATCGCGTCGATCAGCTCACGGTTCGAGGCCTGCGCCAGCGCGGGCGGACCGGGGAGCGAACCATCGAACATATGAGCGAGTCTACTTTCGCCGCGGCTGCCGAGAAGCCGCCTGACCGGCACCAGGGCCGCCCCTGTGGATGAATCCGCGATTGGGGATAACCACCCCTTGACCTGAACAATTGTTGAGGTTGCAGGCTGGCGTCATGAGACAAGTACTCAAAGACATCTGGGAAACCCGACCCGACAACCCCTTTCCCGGGCTGACCACCCACGCCTACCTGTGGACACCCGCCCAGGCCCTGTTCTACTCGCCGGCCACTGACACCGAGTTCGACGAACTGTCCGACCTCGGCGGCGTCGCCCATCACTACCTGTCGCACCGCGACGAAGCCGGACCGATGCTGAAAGCCGTTGCCCGACAGTTCGGTTCAACTCTTCACGCGCCGCTGGCCGAGCTCGACGACATCGCCAAGCTCCATCGCGTCGACGTCCCACTCGGCAGCCGTCACATCGACACCAACGGGGTCGAGGTCATCCCCACCCCCGGCCACACCCCGGGCAGCACCTGCTACCTCGTCCCGGGCGCCGAGGGTCGCTACCTGTTCACCGGGGACACCGTCATCCGCACCCCGCGCGGCGACTGGTGGGCCGGCTACCTCGAGGGGATGAGCGACCGGCACACGCTGGCCGAGAGCCTGCGCCTGCTGGCAACGCTGAGCCCGGACGTCGTCATCTCCAGCGCTTTCCAGGGGGACACCGCGGTGCACCGCATCGAACCCGGACAGTGGCAGGATCACGTCGCACAAGCGCTCGACGGCCTTTTCTCCGCCACGAGGAATGTGCGCGGGAGCTGACGCATTGCAGCGGGCATGGACCTCGGATTTCACATTCCCGTCTTCGACATCGACGGCGGCCCCACCGCGATCGCCGGCGAGCTCGCCGCCGTCGGCAAGGCCGCTGAGGCAGCCGGCGCGACGTGGCTGTCCTTCATGGATCACTTCTTCCAGATCGAACCCACCGGCCTGCCCGCCGAGGCCAACATGCTCGAGGGCTACACCTCGCTGGGCTACCTGGCCGCGCACACCACGTCGGTCGACCTCGGACTGCTCGTCACCGGCGTCACCTACCGCCACCCGGGTCTGCTCGCCAAGATCGTCACGACCCTCGACATCCTCTCCAGCGGTCGCGCGGTGCTCGGTATCGGCGCCGCGTGGTTCGAACGCGAGCACCGCGGCCTCGGGGTGCCGTATCCCGCGCTGGCCGAACGCTTCGAACGCCTCGAAGAAACCCTGCAGATCTGCAATCAGATGTGGGATCCGGCCGACAACGGGCCGTTCGAGGGCACGCACTACCAACTCGCCGAGACCCTGTGCTCCCCACAACCGATCAACCGCCCCAAGGTGTTGATCGGCGGCGGTGGCGAACGCAAGACGCTGCGACTGGTGGCCCAGTACGGCGATGCCTGCAATCTATTCGGAAGCTCCCCCGACGATGTCGCCCACAAGCTCGACGTGCTGCGCCGGCACTGCGACGACCTCGGCCGAGACTACGACACCATCCGAAAGACCATCCTGGCCAACAACCCTCGCCCGGAACCCGACACTCTCGACGAGTTCGTCACCCATATGGCCGACTACGCCGAGCTCGGCATCGACACCGCGATCATCACACCGACCACGGGCGCACCGGCTTCCTGGATCGACGCCATGTCCCCCGCGGTGCCCAAGCTGGCCGAACTGGGACGCTAGCGACCCGCCGCGTACATCTCCACCAGCCCGGCCGCCACTGCGAACCGTGGACCGTGCACACCGAGGACGTTCGCGCGTCCGACGACGACCGGCACGCTCCGCAACGCCTCGGAGACAGAGCGCATCAGCTCGTCGTCGAGCGCACCTCCCCCGGCCAACACCAGCACCGAGGGTGGGCGGTCGAACCCACGGAGGGCTCGGGCGATGTTAGCCGCCACTGTTTCCTGCTTGATGGCCAGCCGCAGACTGCGCCACTCTTCGGCGGCAAGGCGGCTCGAGAAGGGAACCAGGCCGGCCGGTCCCCTCGTGCACAATCGACCGATCGCATCGGACTGGGCCGGCGCGTCCAGGAACACGCGCCGCCCGTCTTCCTCGTGCGCGACGTGGGGACCCTCCACGCGCACGGCCGGGGACCTCTTGACCTGCTCGGCCAGCGCACGGGGCACGCCCAGCACGTCAGCAACCGCCACGGTGACGGCCTCACCCGCGCCCGCGGCCACGACCGAGCGCGAGGACCCGATGAGATCGATTGTGCCGCCGCCGATATCGCAGACCATCGTGTCGGCAGGCAGGCCCGGTGTGCTGCGGGCACCCCGCGCCGCCGCCTCGGGCTCGGTGGCCAGGGTTCGCGCGGGTCGGCCGGTGAGTTCCGTCAGAGTCGCGGCCGCGTCATCGACCTCGTCGGCCGCCAGAAGCGCCACCACGGTGCCCGACGCCTCGACCAGACCGCGTCGCAGCCATGCCCCGTTGTCCACCGCGCCGAGGTCGGTGAAGAACGCATCATGCACCGCCAGGCCTTGTTTGGCCGTGGGCACCTTCCCGAGTCTGATGAACTCGACGCAGCCGGGCGGAGCCTGCCGCAACACCGCGTGCGCGTGGGCCAGCGAGTAGCGGCGGAGCTCGCCATCGACACGGCAGTCGGCGAAGTCGCCGTCCCGGTCGGGCGTCGCGGCGGGCCCGGTGCTCGCGGTGACGGCGATGGCGGCAGAGTCCGCGAGTTCGCGGCAGAACTCCGCCACCTGAACGAGCCTGTCGGCAGGGAGCTTCAGCGCTGCGGCCAGCGCGATCGGGTCTGCCGTGGCGCGGTAGGCCCGGCCCTCGGCCACCACCTCGACGGCGATCAGCGCGTCCGGCGCGACACCGGCCAGGTCGACTTCGTCGACGACGGGTACGTCGAACGGGATGCGGTTGCGGATCAGCACCGCGTCGTCCTGAGCGGCCAGCACCCCGACGATCCGCCAGCCGCCGCGGTCGGCCGCCGTCAGCGCGGAGGCCGCCGCTTCGAAATCGGTGTCCGAGTCGACGGAGACCACGACCGGCTCATCGCTCGGCGCCTCCGTCAGCGCTTGCAGCGGAACATGGCGTCCCACTCCGTATCCGGTGCCGCCCGCGGTGCTGGCGTCGGGTCGGCGCAGACTGCGGACGGGGGCGCCCGGCGTCGACGCGGGCGGCATCGGGGCGGTCGCGGTATCGACCGGCCGCAACGCCGAGATCACCAATTCGTCGGCATACAGCCCCGTGTCGACCTCGACCCGGTGCAGGAGTGCCGCGGCACCCTGCAGGGATTCCAGCGATCCTTTGCGGCCTCGCGTGGGCGCGTGACCGTGAGCCTGCGGCGTGACCTCACCGTCGTGCACACACGACAGCACGAGTTCGGTGGTGTGATTGCCGACGTCGATGCCGGCGACGATCACCCCGCGACGGATCGTCACCGCAGCAGACCCCTGCGGGTGTAGGCGTCGGCCGCCTGGCGTACCAGCTCGGCGCAGCGTGCCGCGCCCCGCCGCTCCAGCGACACCCGCAGCGCCTCCAGTTCGGCACCGGTCGAGCGGTGCGGACGCAGCGCCTCGTAGAGGTTCATCACATCCTCATCGTCCATCGTCGCTAATTCCGCTGCGCGCAGGAAGTTCTCGGCCAACTGCGGATTGCCACCGTCCTCGGCGACCACCGCCTGCTGGGCCAGCACCGCCGGGTCCATGCGCAGGTGGGTCAACCCGAGCTTTCCGTCGACCGCGTTCGCCACCGTCAGGATCTCGCGCCGACTGTTCATGCCCGCCTCACCTCCACCGTGACCGGGGGTTCCCCGGGTTCACACGCCCGGCGCTCCAGGGCCACGAGGGCCACCGCGCGGGCGTGATACCGCGCCGAGATCGACTCGTCCGTGCCGCCGGTGAAGATGGGCACCGGCGCCATGCCCTTGGCGTGCCGCGCTGCGTTCTTGCCCAGTTCGCGGTACATCTGCGGGGTGAGCAGCGGTGCCACACTGAACAACTCGAGGTTGGCCAGCGGCGCCAGATCGCGCCGGTGGATCAGCGCGGTTCCCTTGCCCTGCAACCCGATACCGATTCCCGATCCCGACAGCCGAGCCGCGGTCAGGCCGATCAGCCCGACGTCGATGGTCGACCGCACCCGTACCAGGCGGGGCACGCAGCCCTCCTCCTCCAGACCGGCGGAGATCTGTCGCAGGACCTCCCCCACCGTCAGGCCACACAGGCTGAGCCAGACACTGCGCCCCCACGCCGGCGACAGGCCAATGCACACTTCGCGGGGGTCGCTGCCCTGGCGGGCGGGTTCGACATCGCTGACCAGGATGTGGTTTTGGTGCTCAGCCTGATCGGCGGTCAACTCGGCGGTCGAGCGCTGTTGCCGGATCGCGTCGATCTCGGCACGCCGCGCATCGCCGGGCACGTAACCCGTTCCGGGGCCGGCATAGTCGTTCGGATCGGTGATCTTGGACAGCACCCGGAACTGGTCGTCGAAGATCGCCGAGGTCTGCAGTTGGTCCCCGCCCATGCGTTCGCGGGTCAACCGCATGATCGACTCGGCCTCCTCGGGGTAGCCGGTGCGGTGCAACGACGCGACGACGTCGAACACCGTCAACTGTCGGGCCTCGATCGACGCGGCGGCTTCGGCCACCATCTTCGGGTGCCCGGCCGGCAGGTCGCGGGACCCGTTGGCAGCGACCACCTGCTCGACCCGCTCGTCGTCGTAGTCGGCGAGCCCGAGATCACGGTAGACGGCCTGCACCGCCGTCGCCGCGCGGCGGCGCACCGCCGCCAGATGCTGCGGCGGCACCGTGCGCAGGCCCCCGTCGGCACCCCAGTCCCGCTGCAGCACCAGGAAGTCGTCCATGTCGTCGGAGTTGAAGTTCGACAGCGCGAAGGCGTTGTCGTACCGCGGGATCGAGCCGAATCCGGAGAAGACGAAGTCCGCCCCGGCCAGCAGCACCGGCAGCGTGTGCGCGCTGCGGCGGATGTCGGACTCGGAGATCAGGTTGTCGTTGCCTGCACACGACTCGAGGTCGCGCATCATCACCATCAGGTTCTCGGCGAGAAGCTCCTTCATGCCGTCGGGCACCGACGCCACCACCCCGACACCGTCGATGCCGCCGTTCTGCACGCCCTGAGAGCCCAGGGCGCGCGCCAGCGACACGCACCGGGACTCCAGGTAGAGGATCGAACAACGCTCCGCCGCACCCATGAGCACCTCGGCGCCGCCACCGCTGGTCACCCGCATCTTCAGTCCTCGCGAGGCGTAGGCCGAGGTGAGGATGGCCTTGCTGAAGGGGGTGTCGTCACCGTCGACGAACACCTGCTCGGTGCCGTAGATCGAGATGGTCTCGGCGTAGCTGGTCAGTCCGCGCAGCCCCAGCCGCAGCTCGAGTGCTTCCTCGATCGAGCACTGCGCCAACGCTCCCGGCGTACCGACCTGTGACCCGATCAGCAGCGCGACGGCGTTGGAGGCCGCATCGCCGAGCACCGGCACCGTCGTCTCGACCTCCCGGAACCCGTAGGCCACCGCAGCCGCAGCGTCGGCGGCGATGAGCAGCGGGTCGTCGAGTTGGTTGGTGACGTGGGCCTGATTGCTCGGTGTGCGACGGGCCCGCATCTTGGCCATCGCCATCTGCATCTCCACCGGCGACATCAGGGCGAGCACCCGGGCCAGCTTGGCGGGGGTGGTGCCGCCGATCAGCCGCACCACCTCCGCCCGCGGCACGTTGACGTCGACGGCCATGCGCGCCAGCACAGCGTCGTCGAGCGCCATCGCCTCGTCGGCGACCGTGAGGTCGATTCCGTAGCGG is a window from the Mycolicibacterium poriferae genome containing:
- a CDS encoding DUF222 domain-containing protein, whose translation is MFDGSLPGPPALAQASNRELIDAIAGWSSAAAAAEARKFAALAEWQGRTGTADPRRRRWACDPVDDAAAQVACALGVSHGRALTLMDTGVLLRDKLPRVNSRFLSGQVSERVVARIVWLCGLVVDDQVWAGLDEQFAEAAASWGVLSGDKLDAAITVWLHTLDPDAVRRARDQHRDRDFRVGRRDDATGTTSVFGRVNSIDAAIAARRLKAMVNSVCPDDPRTLAQKRADAFGAVFAGAFHLSCQCGRPECLAATVPDARANSVVVHVVADQASLDAAPESPAEHGAGSDAEAVPEPGAEHLSTATSPVSTELRPTPPLPAEPDPDPRPERAPTTGRAVTASAPRPAVILGLRGAVLPVALLTEVIARGARVRTVADPRDLPVNPGYRPTTAQDEFVRCRDLTCRVPGCDRPAMDIDLDHSDPWPAGPTHPDNLNGKCRLHHLLKTFWDGWREQQRPDGTLTITTPTGHIYTTKPFSALLFPSWITTGRSDAAPPPPAPTAPPPSPGRGLMMPLRRRTRAQNRAAYIVRARTHNAIARELDRAAAEKAAQERRAQREAIPHNPRDPGWHARQEAVDAIQSSMNRPIVYGRSDDPPPF
- a CDS encoding MBL fold metallo-hydrolase is translated as MRQVLKDIWETRPDNPFPGLTTHAYLWTPAQALFYSPATDTEFDELSDLGGVAHHYLSHRDEAGPMLKAVARQFGSTLHAPLAELDDIAKLHRVDVPLGSRHIDTNGVEVIPTPGHTPGSTCYLVPGAEGRYLFTGDTVIRTPRGDWWAGYLEGMSDRHTLAESLRLLATLSPDVVISSAFQGDTAVHRIEPGQWQDHVAQALDGLFSATRNVRGS
- a CDS encoding LLM class F420-dependent oxidoreductase is translated as MDLGFHIPVFDIDGGPTAIAGELAAVGKAAEAAGATWLSFMDHFFQIEPTGLPAEANMLEGYTSLGYLAAHTTSVDLGLLVTGVTYRHPGLLAKIVTTLDILSSGRAVLGIGAAWFEREHRGLGVPYPALAERFERLEETLQICNQMWDPADNGPFEGTHYQLAETLCSPQPINRPKVLIGGGGERKTLRLVAQYGDACNLFGSSPDDVAHKLDVLRRHCDDLGRDYDTIRKTILANNPRPEPDTLDEFVTHMADYAELGIDTAIITPTTGAPASWIDAMSPAVPKLAELGR
- a CDS encoding diol dehydratase reactivase ATPase-like domain-containing protein codes for the protein MTIRRGVIVAGIDVGNHTTELVLSCVHDGEVTPQAHGHAPTRGRKGSLESLQGAAALLHRVEVDTGLYADELVISALRPVDTATAPMPPASTPGAPVRSLRRPDASTAGGTGYGVGRHVPLQALTEAPSDEPVVVSVDSDTDFEAAASALTAADRGGWRIVGVLAAQDDAVLIRNRIPFDVPVVDEVDLAGVAPDALIAVEVVAEGRAYRATADPIALAAALKLPADRLVQVAEFCRELADSAAIAVTASTGPAATPDRDGDFADCRVDGELRRYSLAHAHAVLRQAPPGCVEFIRLGKVPTAKQGLAVHDAFFTDLGAVDNGAWLRRGLVEASGTVVALLAADEVDDAAATLTELTGRPARTLATEPEAAARGARSTPGLPADTMVCDIGGGTIDLIGSSRSVVAAGAGEAVTVAVADVLGVPRALAEQVKRSPAVRVEGPHVAHEEDGRRVFLDAPAQSDAIGRLCTRGPAGLVPFSSRLAAEEWRSLRLAIKQETVAANIARALRGFDRPPSVLVLAGGGALDDELMRSVSEALRSVPVVVGRANVLGVHGPRFAVAAGLVEMYAAGR
- a CDS encoding diol dehydratase small subunit: MNSRREILTVANAVDGKLGLTHLRMDPAVLAQQAVVAEDGGNPQLAENFLRAAELATMDDEDVMNLYEALRPHRSTGAELEALRVSLERRGAARCAELVRQAADAYTRRGLLR
- a CDS encoding propanediol/glycerol family dehydratase large subunit, translated to MQELGRFRVLDEKPVNLDGFSVADADLGLVAMHSPHDPSPSLVVDGDVVTELDGKPADAFDVIDEFIARYGIDLTVADEAMALDDAVLARMAVDVNVPRAEVVRLIGGTTPAKLARVLALMSPVEMQMAMAKMRARRTPSNQAHVTNQLDDPLLIAADAAAAVAYGFREVETTVPVLGDAASNAVALLIGSQVGTPGALAQCSIEEALELRLGLRGLTSYAETISIYGTEQVFVDGDDTPFSKAILTSAYASRGLKMRVTSGGGAEVLMGAAERCSILYLESRCVSLARALGSQGVQNGGIDGVGVVASVPDGMKELLAENLMVMMRDLESCAGNDNLISESDIRRSAHTLPVLLAGADFVFSGFGSIPRYDNAFALSNFNSDDMDDFLVLQRDWGADGGLRTVPPQHLAAVRRRAATAVQAVYRDLGLADYDDERVEQVVAANGSRDLPAGHPKMVAEAAASIEARQLTVFDVVASLHRTGYPEEAESIMRLTRERMGGDQLQTSAIFDDQFRVLSKITDPNDYAGPGTGYVPGDARRAEIDAIRQQRSTAELTADQAEHQNHILVSDVEPARQGSDPREVCIGLSPAWGRSVWLSLCGLTVGEVLRQISAGLEEEGCVPRLVRVRSTIDVGLIGLTAARLSGSGIGIGLQGKGTALIHRRDLAPLANLELFSVAPLLTPQMYRELGKNAARHAKGMAPVPIFTGGTDESISARYHARAVALVALERRACEPGEPPVTVEVRRA